The Scophthalmus maximus strain ysfricsl-2021 chromosome 14, ASM2237912v1, whole genome shotgun sequence region TTAGTAcgtatttattgttttcactgGTGCGTCACACCGAAGTGAGGATGGAACAAgaatagaaaaggaaaaggccaACTCAGAAACACAGTAGGCATTTAAACATAAACCGCAAAAGTCTTCATGAgttagacacaaacacaaaagactgTAAAAAGTTCATGCAGACGATTCTACTTTCTGATATGAGATTTTAAACATTATCTGAAACTATAGAGCATAAAGGATAATGTATGGTGGGTTAATAACAATCTCTTGTCCTACataagaaaaaaggattttcaaaaacagttgttttcacTGTGGAAATGTATAAGTACAATGTCAGAGGAAATCTGATTGATATAAACCGTATcagcatttgacattttgtgaccAATAAACGAATGtagcaaaatatatattttctttcatggATGGATTTGTAGTATTAGCAGTTTAGGTATACACCACATGTACCGATATCTGGATAAGTTAATGGGAggaagaataataaaatattggCATACAAAGTGACAACAGGCACAACAGGAGAATAATTTATAATTCATGAGCTTTTTCAATATGCGGAAAAACCTATGGCCAGAGCTCACATTTGGCATTTGCAACAAGTCATATGCACATTTTGAGACAGACAAACACTAATGTCAAGCTGTTCTTCCTCTGGTTAAATGTAAACTGGAGAATAACTGAAACAAGCCCTTAGGTGTGTGCTTACAACCATCATACAGTCTCCATGACAGCTGCCATCTCCTTGAACTGCTTGTGAAAGTTCTGCagaggacaaattaaaaaaaaaaaaaaatctcacaattCTAGCCAGTAATAAATGACGCCAACAACACTACATTTAGATTAATACAGTGAATACGGACCTGGAACTGTGGAATGGTCATCTCGAAAGACCTCTGACAAATATGTCCCGAGGGTTCGACGACCTTCAGCAGCAGACAAACGTACGGGGAGTTGAGAGATCGGCAGGTGTCGGAGCTCACCGCCATGCTGAGCTTCCACTGCATGTCCACTAACTAAATAGACAcagcaaaacagacaaagagtTGAAAACAGGCAAGTTGTGTGTTCAGGTTGttagaaaatatttacaaaatttGGATTACAGTACCTGGCCGATGCTGAAAATGGCCTGGACGTCCTGCTGAGCATGGACTGATGCACCGTGTTCAGTCCACAACCTGTGCAGCACCTGGAGCGAAGCTTTGGGCCACTTGCTGCTGCCGTCTTCCAGCCTAGACACAAGCTCATCTCCCGAGATGTTGCTCTTCCCAGCTGATCTGGTGACACAAAAGTTAACTATCACACCTTACAGTACAACAATGTGCTTCCTCAGGTTATGACTTGGGACTTTTTTGACAggcttataataataaataaatgtgtgcaaACATGACAGAAGAAGTGTCCAGCAGTTATATAATTACCAAACTtgcaatgacagaaaaaaaacgtacCTGAATGTTAACAAAAGAAATCTGATAATGCTCTGCAGAGCTTCATGGTCAACTCTGACTCCCGCACTCTGAAATCTCTGCTCAgaagaacaataacaaaaacaagtaaTGAAAGAGGAACTTGGGAAGCTTGGTCActatgtgtttaaaaaaaaaaaaaaatacacaagaaaTATTGACTCACATCAGATATTTCAGCTGAATCCACTCCTCTACCCTGCCCTTGAAGATAAATCAGAATGTGCAGACACTGTGGAGATCACATTAGTTATCAGAACTACAGCGGAACCTGTAGAGGGCAACAACACCACATCCTGTGCAACTTGTGCAGCGCCTGGCTGCTAAACAGGTCGacaattaacattttcacaCGGTATTTGACACCCAGTTGTTTATCTCACTGGGAAGGTTTGCTCCACAAGACATCCCTCCTGTAACAAGTCTTAAAAAACCTGACATGAGATAAATCACAAGTGCGTACGGCAATCAAACAAATACTAGAGGCTAATAATACTGTGACAAATGCTCTGCGTGGTGCTCCTATATATCACTCATTTACATATTAAATCAATACGAATTcattttgttcaaattaaaCTTGTCATTGGCCTCCCtgtatggagagagagagatatatatatatataaaacgtGAGGGAGTGTATACTCACTGCTTCTGCTAACAGATCTGGAGAAAGCCTGCAGATGTTGTCCACACTATTGCCGATGCCTGGAATACAGAAGTGAAGCAATTCATCTATCACAGGGTTTCCCCATTTATTTTTGGAACCCGTAACCACCGGACTCAAGATGCTCTGTGGTCATGAGCTCTTTTTTTACACGTCATCTCCCAGGGTGTCATGTGAGACTGACTATGGTAAATTAATGTTATCTACTTGGACAGGCAGGCCagagccatatatatatacatatatacatatatatatatatgtatatatatatattctaatctgtcaatgattcctaaaatgatGTTATCAAatctttatgacaaagaaatataattgaggtattttagatatttttgtTTGACCATTAACTTTGTCATAAATAacgataaataaaaatacaaccaaatatatagaacttgagtTAAGAAGAtctgataccgatatgtcttTGACAACCTATATAtctaacacatacagtatatacacataaatattagtatattctgtattttaatTCAAGTAATAGATATTGATATATTTGAGATAGTAATTAAGGGAAATGAAACGCCAGAGGATGATAACCAGGACCAACAAATAAGGTCAAATATTAAAGATAtttatacaataaaaatactaaaaaatacagaagattttttttttaaatataaaacaat contains the following coding sequences:
- the commd6 gene encoding COMM domain-containing protein 6 isoform X1, with product MRASEEACGIGNSVDNICRLSPDLLAEACLHILIYLQGQGRGVDSAEISDRFQSAGVRVDHEALQSIIRFLLLTFRSAGKSNISGDELVSRLEDGSSKWPKASLQVLHRLWTEHGASVHAQQDVQAIFSIGQLVDMQWKLSMAVSSDTCRSLNSPYVCLLLKVVEPSGHICQRSFEMTIPQFQNFHKQFKEMAAVMETV
- the commd6 gene encoding COMM domain-containing protein 6 isoform X2; this translates as MQWKLSMAVSSDTCRSLNSPYVCLLLKVVEPSGHICQRSFEMTIPQFQNFHKQFKEMAAVMETV